Within Zootoca vivipara chromosome 17, rZooViv1.1, whole genome shotgun sequence, the genomic segment ctcagtgtatctgaagaagtgtgcatgcacacgaaagctcataccaaaataaaaacttagttggtctttaagatatAGTCTCTGTTTACTTTTTATTGGAATATGCAATGTAAAGGGAGGGGGGACCACTTTTGGCCAGAGGCTTGGGTCAAAAAGGGAGCAACACCTCCACAACTGGGGCCACTTTGATAGGTGAATGCCCATCTGTCAATCACTGGTCACCCTGTGACATCAGGCACATCACACGACCTCAGGTGTTTCCTCTCAGGTTAGGGGAAGTTCAAGGCGCAGGAGCTAGGGGAGAATTGGAAGCCTGCTCTGAGCCTGAGGGTGGGCTCCCAATTCTTCATTTCCACCTGCTGCGTTAGCTTCCCTCTTTGAGGTGTTGTATTCTCATTGCTTGCCGGTTCACTCCCAGGCCTAATTCACGAGCctttagtgtttaaagccctaaatgacttaggccccaaatacctgaaagaccactGCCTTCCCCACGAAGCCTCTTGGGGGCCAGCTTGCTAGAGGAGGCTCTCTTCATTCTTACTCCCCCCCCTCAGAGGTTCGGGGGTGGCAGCCTAggagagggtcttctctgtggtggcccctcagCTATGAAACTCCATTCCCACAGAgatgcacctggcaccttcactagaCAGTTTTCGGCGTATGCGGAAAGCGCACCCTCCTTACCTTTGTCACCTGATACACCTGTAGATAATATTACGACTCACGCTAGCCTTGTGATTgcaatttgtttaaatttgtttCTAATATTGTAGTTCAAATTGTCATGACCCACCCTGGGTTCTTATGGTCATAGGTGGTTaagaaaagtaataataattctCCTACCGATAATACGGTGTCAGGGGTGTGGTTTTCCCAGATCAGACTCGCTGGCCAAATTCAGGTGCCTGGTAGGCACACATCAGAGAGAGTGGTTGTTTTTTGCTTAATTTTGTGTGGCTgtatttttcttaataaaaaaggGACAATTATCTTTAATTTTAGGTTTTCTAAGGGTAGATaataacataataagagcctgctagatcaggccaatggcccatctagtccagcatcctattctcccaggggccagccagatagCCGGATTCAAATACTAGAccaaccctcccctcctgtggtttccagcaactgggattcagaattaTCACTGCCTCTGACTAAAAAGCATCCATCTTGGTTCTGAAATTATCTGGGAGCAGGGGCAGGGAATCTACACCTTTCTTTGGCAAACTTTACACTGCCCGGGgccaaagaagcagaagaaattcCGTGTAAACTATGAAAATCAAAATGGGCTCCTTTGGTTCGTTAAGCACTGGCATTCCAAGAGAACGAACATGGCGTCCTTCAGATGTTGAGTTGGTACCTCATCTGGGTTTCTTGGCCCCCCTTTTGTGCCTGTTTGTTACGGCCTTGTAGCCCCGGGAATATCGGGGCACGGCGTTGATGATGTGGTGCTTGGCGTTCCCCCTGCCCTTGTTCCAGAGGGAGATGAAGACGAAGCAGATGGCGACCGAGCACAGGAAGGGCACAATCCCAATGGCCAGGATCCCTGCCAAGGTGCCGACGTCAACGAGGAACGGGAGGGCAGCGCTCGAGGtgttgagggagctggtgttgATCCTGACAGAGAAGTTGCTGAAGACGTGGAGGTGGGCCCACTTGGTGTCGTTTCCAGCGGCGTTGCGGGCCACGCAGAGGTAGGCCCCGCCATCTTGAGGGAAGGCGTGGTGGATCCTCAGCGTGCCGTCGGGAAGGACCGTGAGCCGGCCTTTGCGGCTAGCGTCCAGGGAGACGTTGTGAGGAGACACCCAGGAGATGGTGGGGGGCGGGTCGCCATGGCCTTTGCAGGTCAGCATGGCCCGGCCGCCCTCTTCCACGCTCAGTCTCTGAGGAGGAGTCTCCTTCTCGATCGTGGGCTTCCTGCAGGTGAAGTGCCCCGGAAGGATGTCGGAGAATTTGCGGAACACCTTCCCCTCGCTCGTTGAGTTGGTGGCGCAGACGGGTTGCTGGGCCTCGAAGTTCAGCCTTCGCTGCCTGCGAATTATCCATAGGAGGCGGCAATCGCAAGCCAGAGGGTTCCTGTCCAGCCGTAAGACCTCTAAGTTCCCCACCGAGTGGAAGGCGCCCTCCTCGAGCGTCCGCAAGCCATTGCCTGAGAGGTTGAGGACACGGAAGTGGACGAGGCCGTGGAAGGCGTGGGCCTGGACGGTGGCCAGCCGCCCGCCCGTGAGATGGAACTCCTGAAGGCGGGAGAGCTCGGCCAGCTTCCTCCCACGGAGGACCGAGATTGGGTTGTGTGAGAGGTCGAGGAATCTCAGGTGGGCCAAGTGGTGGATGGCTTTGTAAGGCACCTCGCGGAGGCTGCACCTGGTGACGGACAAGGCGGTGAGGTTCAGGCCCAAGAGGCTGTGAGGCCTCAGCGCCGTCAGGGAAGGCCACCGGTGGATCTCAAGGACCTTCAGGCGATGCAGCTTTTGGAAGGAGTGGTCAGGGACAGAGCGGATGCTCAGGACCTTGAGCCGGAGCTCCACAAGATGGTGGAGATGTGAGAGGGCTTCTCCCGGGATGCCGGTCAAATTGCACTTCTCCAGAGTGAGCTGCCGCAAGCTCTGGAGGCCACTGAATGCCTGGGACGAGACGAAGATCAAGTGGTTGTCCCCGGCCTCCAGCTTCCGGAGGCTAGAGAGGTCCTTGAAGCTGTGGTCTTGGAAGAGGACGATCTCGTTCTCGCTGATGTCGAGGACGGCGAGGCTGGGAAGCCCTGTGAAGACGCCGGAGGGGACCATCTTCAGCTTGTTGCCCGTCAGCCGGAGGGTCATCAGCCTCTTCAGGCTGTTGAAAGTGCCCGGCTCGATGTTGGAAAGGGCGTTGTAGCTCAGGTCGAGTTCTTTCAGAGCCTGCAGGCGGGAGAACATGCCTTGCTGGAGGGTGCGAAGGACGTTCTGGCTCAGGTCCAGGAGCTCAGAATCCGGAGGGATCCGGCCCGGCACCGCCGTCAGGTTGCGGCCGTTGCAGAAGACCACCTTGTCCTGGGACAAGCACTTGCACCGTGAAGGGCAGGTGTGCCTGGATCCCGTCAAGAAGGTGGCTGGGATGACGGCGAGTAGCAGCAGCAAGGGCCGCCATTTTGTCCCAGGGGAAGCCTCCATCTCGCTTGTTTTCCTGAAGGTAGTAACGACAGCAAGAGAGCCTTGCGGTTAGAGGGAGGGGGTTGGAAAGAGGGAAAGCACAGCTCCCTTATCGTGTGGAGACATGTCCtccttcgagggccttctggtggttccctccctgagagaagcgaagttacagggaaccaggcagagaaccttctcagtggtggcgcccgccctgtggaacgccctcccatcagatttcaaagaaatAGACAACTATTTGAtgttaagaagacatctgaaggcagccctgtatcgggaagattttttttaaaaaaagtttgatgtAATATTATGTAGTTATACtgtgtatgttggaagcctcccagagtggctcgggcaacccagccagatgggtgaggtataataataataataataataataataataataataataataataataatttgaggtGTGTGCGTGAAACAGGGAGAGCATGTGAGAGATAAGATGTATTTGTATGTGTATGAGGGAGAAGCTCTGTtatgtgtgacagagagagaaaaagagaggtgggggaagttgtgtgtgtgtgtgagagagagagagagagagagagagagggagagagagagagagagagagagagagagagagagagagagagagagagagagagattttcctccattggagggggctggactagatgactcttgaggtcccttggagaattctatgattctgtgtgtgtgagagaggggggggggaataaacactGACCACAAAATCCAAAAACTCCCTCTTGGACTTAAGACTAGGGAGATTTGATTTCAAATCCCCTCTTGGCCTCAAAACTCTCCCTGGGTGACTTtggtctctcagcctagccttcctcgcagggttgctgtgaaaaCTAGAGCAggacaggggagagaaagagctcTGCCTTGTGCCATTCCCGGAGCTTTGCACAAAGAGCAGGATGTACTTTCAAGTTGCATCTTGGGTCTCATGACCGAAGGAAGATATTACATGAATGTAGGAAAGTAAAATTGTTTGGTGCCTGGAGCCCTTGGAGGAAAACAGGGGCAAGGGCCTCCGCCCTCTTGGCTGGGGCACTCTCACCCTGAGCTGCCAGAGGGAGGCTTtgccttcccttctccccccacccttcagATCAGGAGTGGACTTCTCATTCCCCCCTGTCTTAGCCTCCATTCACAACATTTCCACGTCAGTTTGTGTGCTTAAAACGAACAACTTAAAACTTAAACAGTgtcccatctattccagcatcctgttctcacagtagccgaCTAGATGCCCTAaactgggaaacccacaagcaggagagCCCACCCATTTGTTCCTGTGGCAACAGAGCGACTTCTTTGGATATGCAGCTAGCCAGAGAAAGCCGCTACGTTGTCAAAGGAACTACTTTGGCTAGCTTCCTCTTACCTACCTGACACACATAAGATCACAGGTTTGGAAGGGGAACCAGGGGttcatccaaactgacccccaaacacctatctatctatctatctatctatgcattttaatgcacactaaCCTTTAAAATGTGTATTGTTGCACATCTATTTTCACTGAAGATCTGCCCTGGTGTGAGTTTCAAAGGATATCAGTTTGCCTTAAAATGCCAACTGCATagaatttctttctctcccctccccgcaaCCCTAAATCAGACTCATGCCCACTTTGCAATTTCTCTTTATAAAGAATCTATGCTGGGACCGGCATGCGGGggggatgaatggatggatgtgaTTTTACTTACTTATAGTTGTGCGAAGAAGAACCGTCCTGAAAAACCGCCCGACTCTTTTCTTAAGTTCCTCCAAACGCACCCGATTTCCGTTTATACAGTTTTTTTATCTGCGCCCGCCCCttttggaaacaaaaaacaaacagaaaaagtaCTGTACTGCAGGCGGAACCTAATTTGAGGTGAATCATCATTTCATATAGTTAGATTCTCATTAAACGTGGCATTTAGCTCAAAGGACTCACATAACCCGTCAAGGGAGGCCGAGGCCGAAATTAGCCATGGCCCGCAGTTGCAAATTCCCCAGTGCCTTTAGAAAAAGACAACAAATCTTTGAAGCTGGAGATGAGGAACATGCGCCGCTACAGATGTGGAGTAAATTGATAGGgataatatcccccccccccgcctctcgctGTAACACTTGAACTCACGTatagctgcctctgaagacggttcagaaacttcagctagcaAAGAATTCGGCGGTcgggttgctcactggggcaagacagtttgagcatattacactgatcctggtccgactgcaccggctgccaattagtttctgggcccagttgaaagtgctggttttgaagcCTTAAACGGCCCAGGACCGCAACACCTCAAGGacggcctctctctctctgaaccttacccagactctgagatcatcatctgagtccCTTTTTCAGGTGCCTCCTCCAAGAGAGGTTCAGAggctggcaacacaagaacagggccttttctgcagtggctccccgtttgtgcgatgctctccccagagaggcttgcctggtgccttccttgcatatcttcaggcaccaggcaaaaacattcctctctaATAACTATCTGTGGGCTTTTAGACgtgggtgggatgttttcaaCATATTCCGCCCTGGTTTCAATGTGTGTGGGAAAGATCCCcccaatttaaataataataataataataataataataataataataataataataataataataataataataaccaccacaGCATTTTGGGaccctagtgagcttcatggctgagtgaagatTCGAACTCTGTTCTCTCAGGTTACCTAGCCTGACACACTAATTGCGATGCATGTACTGTTTGTCCCCACCCATTGTATTTCAACTGCAATTCATGCCTTTGCCTTCGTGTTGTCTGACCTGAAGCAGCTGCAGTGGAGAGTCACCAAATCCTTGCTTTTTCTCGGACCCGAAGGGTGGTGACACAGTTTCCTTTGTCCAGACCTGGACCGCAAGAAGGGGAAAAACACTTGTCACATTCATTCTGTTGAGGAAGCTGAAAGGTGAACGCTAGCATCTCGGCAGGGGGGTTATTCCTTTaatagggagccaccaccaaCAAGGCCCTGTCATGGGTAAGTGCCAATCTAGTGGCACCAAGCCCTCCTATGTCATTTGTAGGGTCCAAGATGGTTGATATTGAGGGAATGTTCTCATTTGCAAAGGCATGAGGAGCCTGTAAGACCCCCGATGAAGGACTACTCAGAGCCATGGGGGGAATTGACCTCTTattgagagggccttctcggtggctgctcccggACAGTGGAACTCTTTTCCTAGAGAGGCCAGACTAGCTCCTTCCTTTTTGTCTTTCTGCCAGCAGGGGAGGCCGTTTTATTCTGGCAGGTTTTCGGGAACCAACTGCTTTTAAGGAAAGCTTTTCCggagtggaacggactcccttggaaggtggcggccttccttggaggtgtttaaacaaagtttggatggccacctgtcagggactgttcagctgagattcctgcattgcagagggttggactagatgaccctcaggggtccaaTCTCTATGATTCTCTGGAAGGGCTTTTAACAGTGCTGCACTGCTTTTGCCACCTGCAATTTAATAGATTGGTTTTTATGTGTTGGCTCCGTGTCTCAGCTTTTCAAATGCCTGAGGAAAACTTTTCTAGTCCACCctgcctatgcaggcaattaagaatacatgcTCCCACAATGCTTAATTGATGCCCATtttaaacgttttttaaaaaataaaatctattttattgtatgcttttgtgttttcatagctgcaaactgctttgatttttaatAGATAAATAAACGATGgattcccccacctccccacccaatGCCAAGAACGGGATCTCTTGGATCTAATTCCTGGATGGGCAAAGCGCTGTTCACAAGCGTAAGAAGGGGAaaccctccctttcttcctcgaAAGGTGTCGTGCTGACCTCTGACCACAACAGCTGCCATTGCAGAGAATCGGGGTGGAAGCTCTCCTCACAGCTCACAGCCCTCAGCCCTTCGCTCTTCAAAAGGTCTCCCTCACTTTCTCCTCCAGAAGCATCGTGTCTTGTTtgctgcagaaagagaaagagaggtgggAAATAGAATCACAACAGCGtatagttacaggcaggtagccgtgttaaccgtgttaaaaataaaataaaataaattccttccagtagcaccttagagaccaactaagtttgttattggtatgagcttccgtgtgcatacAGGGCAGTCGTAAACAGTCGGGTTTCCAcccctatcagtcaatcacccaatCCCACcctccttctgagtaatacccctccccaccctctgactatacataagggtctggtggcttctgtttcagtgtatctg encodes:
- the LINGO4 gene encoding leucine-rich repeat and immunoglobulin-like domain-containing nogo receptor-interacting protein 4 translates to MEASPGTKWRPLLLLLAVIPATFLTGSRHTCPSRCKCLSQDKVVFCNGRNLTAVPGRIPPDSELLDLSQNVLRTLQQGMFSRLQALKELDLSYNALSNIEPGTFNSLKRLMTLRLTGNKLKMVPSGVFTGLPSLAVLDISENEIVLFQDHSFKDLSSLRKLEAGDNHLIFVSSQAFSGLQSLRQLTLEKCNLTGIPGEALSHLHHLVELRLKVLSIRSVPDHSFQKLHRLKVLEIHRWPSLTALRPHSLLGLNLTALSVTRCSLREVPYKAIHHLAHLRFLDLSHNPISVLRGRKLAELSRLQEFHLTGGRLATVQAHAFHGLVHFRVLNLSGNGLRTLEEGAFHSVGNLEVLRLDRNPLACDCRLLWIIRRQRRLNFEAQQPVCATNSTSEGKVFRKFSDILPGHFTCRKPTIEKETPPQRLSVEEGGRAMLTCKGHGDPPPTISWVSPHNVSLDASRKGRLTVLPDGTLRIHHAFPQDGGAYLCVARNAAGNDTKWAHLHVFSNFSVRINTSSLNTSSAALPFLVDVGTLAGILAIGIVPFLCSVAICFVFISLWNKGRGNAKHHIINAVPRYSRGYKAVTNRHKRGAKKPR